The bacterium genome includes a window with the following:
- a CDS encoding amidase, with product MDSELCFLPIADLAARLARRELSPVELVTALLDRIDHYDGALHSYITVCRESALDAARRAEREIHAGGARGPLHGIPISHKDIHFTRGIRTTCHSRTMLDFVPDHDATHVRRLADAGMILVGKTNTTEFACGTMDVFGTARNPWNTACYTGGSSGGSGAAVASGLAVAATGSDTGGSIRIPSGLCGIVGIKPTYGRVSRHGVFPLSWSMDHIGPMCRTVADCATVLSAMAGRDPRDATSSARPVPDYAAALAEEIHDVVLGVPDQHFYEHLDPEVDTAMRGALRHLESLGMRLTPVTLPHAGDVGTVGWAVMVAEAYGQHAGRMRRQFPDYGLRARQRIAAGAFITAAEYQQAGQIRRLWIREVDDALRGVHAIVTPTLPFPAFSVETQNTNPPETTWGTIPFNLSGHPALTVPCGFTATGLPIGMQLIGRVFDERTLFRIAQAYERAAEWHRRRPRLEGAA from the coding sequence GTGGATTCGGAGCTCTGCTTTCTCCCCATCGCCGACCTCGCCGCGCGGCTCGCACGCCGTGAGCTCTCCCCCGTCGAGCTTGTAACGGCACTGCTCGACCGCATCGACCACTACGACGGCGCCCTGCACAGCTACATCACCGTCTGCCGTGAGTCCGCCCTCGACGCGGCCCGGCGGGCGGAGCGGGAGATTCACGCCGGAGGGGCCCGGGGGCCCCTCCACGGGATCCCGATCTCGCACAAGGACATTCACTTCACGCGGGGCATCAGGACGACGTGCCACTCTCGAACGATGCTGGATTTCGTCCCCGACCACGATGCCACGCACGTCCGGCGGCTGGCGGACGCCGGCATGATCCTGGTCGGGAAGACGAATACGACGGAGTTCGCCTGCGGCACGATGGATGTGTTCGGCACCGCCCGAAACCCATGGAACACCGCGTGCTACACGGGCGGATCGAGCGGGGGGTCGGGAGCCGCCGTCGCGTCCGGCCTCGCCGTCGCCGCCACCGGGTCCGATACAGGAGGCTCCATTCGCATCCCGTCCGGCCTCTGTGGGATCGTCGGCATCAAGCCCACCTACGGGCGGGTCAGCCGGCACGGCGTTTTCCCGCTCAGTTGGAGCATGGATCACATCGGCCCGATGTGTCGAACGGTGGCCGATTGCGCGACGGTGCTGAGCGCGATGGCCGGGAGGGACCCCCGTGATGCGACGTCCTCCGCGCGGCCCGTGCCGGACTACGCGGCAGCGCTGGCCGAGGAGATCCACGATGTTGTCCTCGGCGTCCCCGATCAGCACTTCTACGAACACCTCGATCCGGAAGTCGATACGGCGATGCGCGGCGCGCTCCGCCACCTGGAAAGCCTCGGCATGCGGCTTACCCCCGTGACCCTCCCTCACGCCGGGGACGTCGGCACCGTGGGGTGGGCCGTGATGGTGGCGGAGGCGTATGGGCAGCACGCCGGGCGCATGCGGCGTCAGTTCCCGGACTACGGTCTCCGGGCGCGGCAGCGCATCGCCGCGGGGGCGTTTATCACCGCCGCGGAGTACCAGCAGGCGGGGCAGATCCGCCGTCTGTGGATCCGTGAGGTCGACGACGCCCTGCGGGGGGTCCACGCGATCGTCACGCCGACCTTGCCGTTCCCGGCGTTTTCGGTCGAGACGCAGAACACCAACCCCCCCGAAACGACGTGGGGCACGATCCCGTTTAATCTCTCCGGGCACCCGGCGCTGACGGTCCCTTGCGGGTTCACCGCCACCGGGCTGCCCATCGGGATGCAGCTCATCGGACGAGTCTTCGACGAGAGGACGCTTTTCCGGATCGCACAGGCCTACGAACGGGCCGCGGAATGGCACAGGCGCCGTCCGAGATTGGAGGGCGCCGCATGA
- a CDS encoding HD domain-containing phosphohydrolase, translating into MTDSGGGPIPLPVVSDGSGRSAEEWISLIRVLMLLTLIPALWFGVITVAHPAINGIILLLGGYVILLAAGPRWFAVLRRPDLAIALDLLVITLVVVISGNLSSPFIFLYYLTILEAAARLNLRQALAASLAMAGMIVLLWVRAGRVQTLESAGFRLGAIIAGGFFLALFLGMMVQEYRVNRERLRWTRVLDQRLREATSQLEDQLHELQFYNALAARLSGELRVGGVLDILLQVFLEAVQLPCGLAYICGDGEEPRVVTTRGIEEDAPRPELPPFLIPSAEGGGGDLIVSPSTGDGKQGEILAYVPLVRGERLQAWLCGMGPSPGAFTESVRRRVRGLAAQGVSALEAARLHERVNQNLEQSHIQVVLALARTVEARDTYTAGHSERIASLAEAVGRALGCGEEEVRDIRRAALLHDIGKIGVPDQILRKPGPLTKEERTVMQHHAIIGEGILLSVERMRGVAQLVRHHQECWDGSGYPDGLAGEEIPLGARILAVVDAYSAMVDRRSYKRARPGRQAIKELEHCAGTQFDPRIVRVFCRMIERLDVGPMAHRRAPKAEVLVKAADPAD; encoded by the coding sequence ATGACTGATAGCGGTGGTGGACCCATACCCCTGCCCGTGGTGAGCGACGGCAGCGGCCGCAGCGCTGAGGAATGGATCAGCCTGATACGCGTGCTCATGCTGCTTACGCTGATCCCCGCATTGTGGTTTGGGGTGATCACGGTAGCACACCCCGCCATCAACGGTATCATCCTGCTGCTCGGCGGGTACGTGATCTTGCTGGCGGCCGGCCCGCGCTGGTTCGCTGTGCTGCGGCGGCCCGACCTGGCGATTGCGCTCGATCTCCTGGTGATCACCTTGGTGGTGGTCATTTCCGGGAACCTCAGCAGCCCGTTCATCTTCCTCTACTATCTGACGATCCTCGAGGCGGCCGCCCGTCTCAATCTCCGCCAGGCACTCGCCGCTTCGCTGGCCATGGCCGGAATGATCGTGCTCCTTTGGGTGCGCGCCGGCCGGGTTCAAACCTTAGAGAGCGCGGGATTCCGGCTCGGCGCGATCATCGCCGGCGGGTTCTTCCTGGCGTTATTCCTGGGCATGATGGTTCAAGAGTATCGGGTGAACCGGGAACGTCTGCGCTGGACTCGGGTGCTCGATCAGCGGCTGCGAGAAGCGACCTCACAGCTCGAGGACCAGCTCCACGAGTTGCAATTTTACAATGCGCTCGCTGCCCGGCTCTCGGGCGAGTTGCGAGTGGGAGGGGTGCTGGACATTCTGCTGCAGGTATTCTTGGAGGCCGTCCAGCTCCCGTGCGGTCTCGCCTATATATGCGGGGATGGCGAGGAGCCCCGCGTCGTGACGACCCGCGGGATCGAGGAAGACGCTCCTCGGCCCGAGCTTCCCCCCTTCCTGATCCCATCGGCGGAGGGCGGCGGCGGCGACCTGATCGTGTCGCCGTCCACGGGCGACGGCAAGCAGGGAGAGATCCTCGCGTACGTACCGTTGGTGCGGGGCGAGCGCCTGCAAGCCTGGTTGTGCGGGATGGGTCCGTCCCCCGGAGCCTTCACCGAGTCCGTTCGCCGCCGCGTCCGCGGCCTGGCCGCGCAAGGCGTCTCAGCCCTCGAGGCGGCCCGATTGCACGAGAGAGTCAATCAGAATCTCGAACAGTCCCACATTCAAGTGGTTCTAGCGCTGGCGCGCACCGTCGAAGCCCGCGACACCTACACCGCCGGGCACAGCGAGCGCATTGCCTCCCTGGCCGAGGCCGTTGGCCGCGCGCTGGGCTGCGGGGAGGAGGAGGTCCGCGATATCCGGCGGGCCGCGCTGCTCCACGACATCGGGAAGATCGGCGTCCCCGACCAGATCCTGCGAAAGCCGGGCCCGCTGACCAAAGAGGAGCGCACGGTGATGCAGCACCACGCGATCATCGGTGAGGGGATTCTCCTCTCGGTCGAGCGGATGCGGGGGGTCGCACAGCTGGTGCGGCATCATCAGGAATGCTGGGATGGTAGCGGGTATCCGGACGGACTGGCCGGCGAGGAGATCCCCCTGGGCGCCCGGATCCTGGCGGTCGTCGATGCCTACAGCGCGATGGTTGACCGCCGCTCGTACAAGCGGGCCCGGCCCGGTCGGCAGGCGATCAAGGAGTTGGAGCATTGCGCGGGGACGCAGTTCGACCCACGAATCGTCAGGGTCTTCTGCCGGATGATCGAGCGATTGGACGTCGGCCCGATGGCCCACAGGCGTGCCCCCAAGGCGGAAGTGCTGGTGAAGGCGGCGGATCCCGCAGACTGA
- a CDS encoding acetamidase/formamidase family protein: MGTTRYFPTDTVHFTWDSRHAPVMTIDSGDTVVVSTRDVSDNQITPASTTSTLATLNWERVYPLAGPISVRGAKPGDTLAIEILDIHTQGWGWAAILTGLGLLADDFKTPYLKVFDLANGDVAHLRDDIAIPIEPFFGTMGVCPAGANKQAVMPPGPFGGNMDTRQLTRGSTLYLPVQVDGALFSCGDAHAAQGDGEVCVTGIEAPMYATLRFTLQKGRRIPAPQFVTPGPLVPRVNSGGWYGTTGVGPDLFKAAQDAVRAMIAHLSGTYRLSAEDAYILASLCVDLKISEIVDAGQYIVSALLPLAVFRS; this comes from the coding sequence ATGGGAACGACTCGATATTTTCCGACCGACACCGTCCACTTCACCTGGGATAGTCGACACGCCCCGGTCATGACAATCGACAGCGGCGACACCGTGGTCGTCTCCACCCGCGACGTGAGCGACAATCAGATTACGCCGGCGTCGACCACCTCCACGCTCGCCACGTTGAACTGGGAGCGCGTCTATCCCCTCGCCGGCCCGATCTCTGTTCGCGGAGCCAAGCCCGGTGATACGCTGGCCATCGAGATCCTCGACATCCACACTCAGGGGTGGGGTTGGGCCGCGATCCTCACCGGCCTCGGGCTTCTGGCCGACGACTTCAAGACGCCCTACTTGAAGGTTTTCGACCTCGCCAACGGCGATGTCGCGCATCTGCGCGACGACATCGCGATCCCGATCGAGCCATTCTTCGGCACGATGGGCGTATGCCCGGCTGGCGCGAACAAGCAAGCGGTAATGCCGCCGGGGCCGTTCGGGGGGAACATGGACACCCGCCAGCTCACCCGCGGCAGCACACTCTACCTCCCGGTGCAGGTCGACGGGGCCCTGTTCAGCTGCGGGGACGCCCACGCCGCGCAGGGTGATGGCGAGGTGTGCGTCACGGGCATCGAGGCTCCTATGTATGCCACGCTGCGCTTCACCCTCCAGAAGGGTCGGCGGATCCCCGCCCCTCAGTTTGTCACACCCGGACCGCTCGTCCCGCGCGTCAATTCCGGAGGATGGTACGGCACCACCGGGGTCGGACCCGATCTATTCAAGGCCGCCCAAGACGCAGTGCGGGCGATGATTGCGCATCTCTCAGGGACGTACCGCCTGTCGGCCGAAGATGCCTACATCCTGGCCAGCCTTTGTGTTGACCTGAAGATTTCGGAGATCGTCGATGCAGGTCAATACATCGTCAGTGCGCTGCTGCCGCTTGCGGTGTTTCGCTCGTGA
- a CDS encoding GYD domain-containing protein, whose product MATYITLVNYTQKGIETIKQAPDRVNAARQRVRAAGGEFKAFYLTMGRYDAVVIVDAPSDEKVAASLLASGAQGTIHTETLRAFTEDEFRKIVAAMP is encoded by the coding sequence ATGGCGACCTACATCACGCTCGTCAACTATACGCAAAAGGGCATCGAGACCATCAAGCAGGCCCCCGATCGGGTCAATGCGGCAAGGCAGAGGGTTCGGGCGGCGGGCGGAGAGTTCAAAGCGTTCTATTTGACCATGGGGCGGTATGACGCGGTCGTCATTGTCGATGCGCCCAGCGACGAGAAAGTCGCCGCGAGCCTCCTTGCCTCGGGTGCGCAAGGCACCATTCATACGGAAACTCTGCGAGCTTTTACTGAGGATGAATTCCGAAAGATTGTCGCGGCAATGCCTTAA
- a CDS encoding lytic transglycosylase domain-containing protein: MKDTPRGVGVDAEVLVGEPIPYERLGWAWAPTRLQTLIAAGTTLIMMGTTAIVNPSAGTFEKRVTPSPAFPPAVLRARTFKPSGSRDIDQYAHGAARKFGVPYWAVRSILDSEDSGQESVSPQGAIGVGQLMPATAQALGVDPRDPQQNVEGTTAYIAQLYKRFDGDWDKVAAAYNTGPDHVASGKTLPDETVDFLRKFRAARKKYDAAQMAASGSAGHSDGISSSPPSNLTGRRMGRRAPLVPASDWTWL; encoded by the coding sequence ATGAAAGATACGCCTCGTGGCGTCGGGGTCGACGCTGAGGTGCTTGTGGGGGAACCGATTCCTTATGAGCGTCTTGGGTGGGCCTGGGCCCCGACACGTCTCCAGACCTTGATTGCGGCGGGCACAACGCTCATCATGATGGGGACGACCGCCATCGTGAATCCCTCGGCCGGGACCTTCGAGAAGCGCGTAACGCCCAGCCCAGCGTTTCCGCCTGCGGTTCTCCGTGCCAGGACCTTCAAGCCGTCTGGATCCCGGGATATCGACCAATATGCCCATGGGGCCGCTCGGAAGTTCGGGGTTCCGTACTGGGCAGTGCGAAGCATTCTCGATTCCGAGGATAGTGGGCAGGAATCAGTGAGTCCCCAAGGAGCCATCGGTGTCGGTCAGTTGATGCCGGCGACGGCTCAAGCTCTCGGGGTCGATCCGCGCGACCCCCAACAAAATGTGGAAGGGACCACCGCGTACATTGCGCAGCTGTACAAACGGTTCGACGGCGACTGGGATAAGGTGGCCGCCGCGTACAATACCGGACCGGATCATGTGGCGTCCGGAAAGACGCTTCCCGACGAGACCGTCGATTTTCTGCGGAAGTTTCGCGCGGCACGGAAAAAGTATGACGCAGCACAGATGGCCGCCTCTGGATCTGCGGGCCACAGTGACGGGATCTCAAGCTCCCCACCATCGAACCTGACGGGTCGTCGAATGGGCCGCCGCGCGCCGTTGGTGCCGGCTTCGGACTGGACGTGGCTCTGA